The Lewinellaceae bacterium DNA window CAACGTTATTTTCAGCATATTCGTTCGTGCCCGCTTACCGAGCGGCATGGATCCGGTATTGACGACCAAATCACCCGGTTTTACCACATTGTGGACTTTCAGGATTTCAACGACATCAGCTATGGTGTCATCGGTGGTCGTAAACTTATCGTAAAAAAATGTCCGTACTCCCCAAACCAGATTGAGGGTGGCCAGCATGTATCTGCGGTCTGAAAAGATGTAAATAGCATTGGGCGGCCGGTATGCAGCCATCCGGAAGGCAGTGTAACCGGATACGGTCATCCCCAGCAACGCCTTGGCGCCGACATATTCAGCCGTCTTAACGGCCTGGTAGCAGATGACATCCGAGAAAAAAGTATTGGATTTACGGGATGGTTTGGATTTCTTTTCGTTGAAATGGTAGTGGCCTTCGGCCTCTTCAATGATGGTTGACATCGCCTCGACGACTTTCACCGGATGGTCGCCCACCGAGGTTTCCCCGCTCAGCATTACGGCATCGGCTCCATCCAGGACGGCGTTGGCCACGTCCGTTATCTCAGCCCGGGTGGGACTGGGATTGTGGATCATGGACTCCATCATCTGGGTGGCCACGATGCAGGGCCGGCCAAGTTGCAGACATTTTGAGGTAATATCTTTCTGGATCAGGGGCAGTTTTTCCATGGGGACTTCAACTCCCAGGTCGCCCCGGGCCACCATGATGGCATCGGATTTGGCGATGATCTTATCAATATTCCGGACAGCTTCCGGTTTTTCAATTTTGGCAATGATCTTGGCTGGGTGCTCGTGTTCCCTGATAATGTTTCGCAGGTGCTTGATGTCGTCGGCCGAGCGAACAAAGGACAGGGCTATCCAGTTGACCGGCTGGGTGAGAATGAACATCAGGTCTTCATAATCTTTTTCAGTGACCGAGGGGAGAGAGACATGGGTGTCGGGGAGATTGACGCCCTTATTCGATTTTAAGATGCCTCCGAACTCCACCCTGAGCTTTACCTCGTCCTTTTTATTGGTCTCGGCAACGGTGAAGATCAATTTTCCGTCATCGATCAGTACTTTTTCACCAACCACCACATCCTGGGCAAACTGGTCATAACTCATATAGACCCGTTCCCGGTTGCCGATGCATTTGGTATTGGTAAACGTGATGATGTCACCCGCGTCCAGATGGATCCCTTCACCTTCCACTTTCCCCACCCGGAGTTTTGGTCCCTGCAGGTCCGCAAGAATACCGAGGTGGAACCGGTGTTCTTCATTGATACGTATAATGTTGTAAATGACCTGCTGGTGATACTCATGTGCCCCGTGGCTGAAGTTCAACCGGAATACATCC harbors:
- the pyk gene encoding pyruvate kinase, whose amino-acid sequence is MKFQNTKIVATVGPACEDYDTLLALAKAGVDVFRLNFSHGAHEYHQQVIYNIIRINEEHRFHLGILADLQGPKLRVGKVEGEGIHLDAGDIITFTNTKCIGNRERVYMSYDQFAQDVVVGEKVLIDDGKLIFTVAETNKKDEVKLRVEFGGILKSNKGVNLPDTHVSLPSVTEKDYEDLMFILTQPVNWIALSFVRSADDIKHLRNIIREHEHPAKIIAKIEKPEAVRNIDKIIAKSDAIMVARGDLGVEVPMEKLPLIQKDITSKCLQLGRPCIVATQMMESMIHNPSPTRAEITDVANAVLDGADAVMLSGETSVGDHPVKVVEAMSTIIEEAEGHYHFNEKKSKPSRKSNTFFSDVICYQAVKTAEYVGAKALLGMTVSGYTAFRMAAYRPPNAIYIFSDRRYMLATLNLVWGVRTFFYDKFTTTDDTIADVVEILKVHNVVKPGDLVVNTGSMPLGKRARTNMLKITLVE